Proteins from a genomic interval of Oncorhynchus mykiss isolate Arlee chromosome 21, USDA_OmykA_1.1, whole genome shotgun sequence:
- the LOC110500642 gene encoding CD276 antigen has product MAMNWNSCLTFVVSFLVFKLSHLTEFETTVPSETQLAILGQHIVLDCSFPVDKQWDPTRCQIEWKLDKVVVHSFYYGQDHLNDQSSRYVNRTSLYHSDIQKGNASLRLERATLGDEGNYTCTVHTEMGPKRTSVSLKLAAFYPEPRLKFSTSACGVELLLTTEGYPRPSVQWLTVSGEDVGDDTVTHLSQDTQGLYTVSSTVSLQGAVNKTLTFVLKNEALGQEIRRNITLLSGNSVDVSPGVYQERWWFVITVLAVMLKYLLCN; this is encoded by the exons ATGGCTATGAACTGGAATTCCTGTCTCACTTTTGTCGTTTCATTTCTGGTCttcaagttatcccacttaa CGGAGTTTGAGACCACTGTTCCCAGTGAGACGCAGCTTGCCATCCTGGGGCAACATATAGTCCTAGACTGCAGCTTCCCTGTGGACAAACAATGGGATCCAACGCGGTGCCAGATTGAATGGAAGTTAGACAAGGTGGTGGTCCACAGTTTCTACTATGGTCAGGACCACCTGAACGACCAGAGCAGTCGCTATGTCAACAGAACCAGCCTGTACCACTCTGATATACAGAAGGGGAACGCTTCTCTCAGGCTGGAACGTGCCACTCTGGGAGATGAGGGAAACTATACCTGCACTGTGCACACAGAAATGGGCCCAAAGAGGACATCTGTATCCCTTAAATTAGCAG CATTCTACCCTGAGCCTCGCCTGAAGTTCTCAACCTCTGCCTGTGGTGTGGAGCTACTCTTGACCACCGAGGGGTACCCCCGACCCTCAGTGCAGTGGCTGACTGTCAGTGGCGAGGACGTCGGCGACGACACAGTCACACACCTCTCCCAGGACACACAGGGCCTATACACTGTTTCGAGCACAGTATCCCTGCAAGGAGCGGTCAATAAGACCCTGACGTTTGTCTTAAAGAACGAGGCTCTGGGACAGGAGATCAGGAGAAACATCACACTTCTCTCAG GAAATAGTGTTGACGTGTCACCTGGGGTTTACCAAGAGAGATGGTGGTTTGTTATTACTGTCCTGGCTGTGATGCTGAAATACTTGTTGTGTAACTAA